In the Malus domestica chromosome 16, GDT2T_hap1 genome, one interval contains:
- the LOC103403372 gene encoding heavy metal-associated isoprenylated plant protein 7-like, translating into MGYQVQKGPVTSGSEGKVLTMKILKTKNEDSEEKKEINNLESHGGLYLAKEKRVMCLLAELEFNMHCGHCADDVKKCCSKTKGVESVEVDQVNKVVTVEGRFRHKQLLKCLRRANKIVKVIIRALIKINLHCKCCMKDIRKACMKAEGVESVEFGHYERTAGPTSVYVRIAEVDYVNPSHVQFDHHYKPFVKTAALVKGNFSIKEVLKRLWDHATKKGEVLESFEKKDERDATPKGAGETGSSQGDDDDEEYRTPKGSETSSSEGSQKDDNHFSEAGAVSSYGHHD; encoded by the exons ATGGGTTATCAAGTTCAGAAAGGACCAGTTACTAGTGGTAGTGAAGGGAAAGTTTtgacaatgaaaattttgaaaa CAAAAAACGAAGACagtgaagagaagaaagagatcaaCAATTTAGAATCTCATGGAGGCCTTTACTTGGCTAAAGAGAAAAGG GTTATGTGCCTGCTTGCTGAGCTAGAATTCAACATGCACTGTGGACATTGTGCAGATGATGTCAAGAAATGCTGCAGTAAGACGAAAG GAGTTGAAAGTGTTGAGGTTGATCAGGTGAACAAAGTAGTGACAGTGGAAGGAAGATTTCGTCATAAACAGCTTCTCAAATGCCTCCGAAGGGCTAACAAGATTGTTAAA GTTATTATACGTGCACTGATAAAAATCAACCTGCACTGTAAATGTTGTATGAAAGATATCAGGAAAGCATGCATGAAAGCGGAAG GAGTAGAAAGTGTCGAGTTCGGACATTATGAGAGGACAGCTGGTCCGACATCTGTTTATGTAAGGATAGCAGAGGTTGATTACGTGAACCCATCGCATGTACAGTTTGATCATCATTATAAACCTTTTGTGAAGACAGCAGCTCTGGTGAAAGGAAATTTTAGTATTAAAGAGGTTCTCAAACGCCTTTGGGATCATGCTACCAAGaaaggtgaagttttggagtcatTTGAGAAAAAAGATGAACGAGATGCGACTCCCAAAGGAGCAGGAGAAACTGGCTCCAGCCAAGGAGACGACGACGACGAAGAATATCGGACTCCCAAAGGATCAGAAACTAGCTCCAGCGAAGGAAGCCAAAAAGATGATAATCACTTTAGCGAAGCCGGAGCAGTTTCAAGTTATGGACATCATGACTAg